Part of the Paenibacillus sp. FSL R7-0273 genome is shown below.
TTGTACCTGCGGTTGCTCCGGAGCTGCTGCGTTAATCTGCAGCCAGCCTAATGCGCAGTCCGCAGATAAGCCTGTCTGCACTGCCTATCCGCACCGGTTACTGCACTATTTTGCAGTACCCTTTTGCAGAACCGGCTCATGTGCACCGCCTGATCTAACAGTCTTTAATTCATGTATTCATTATCGATAGGAGAGGATTTAATGATTCCTGCCGGCAACAGCAAGCAGAATATTGACCGTTTCTTAGGCTTTCAAAATGAATACGACCGTTACCGTCCGGAGGCTCCGCCAATTATAGTAAGCTTATTAAGCAATTATCTGGGCGGAAAGCCCTCCACCGTCGCCGACATCGGCTGCGGAACGGGATTATCCACGTTTCTCTGGAGGGACGCCGCAGATGCTGTAGTCGGCATTGAGCCCAATCCCGACATGCTCGGTAAGGCCATAGAGAAGCTGGAGCTGGACAGCAGCATACAGTCCGTTTCTTTTCAGCAAGGCTACTCCACCGAGCTGCCATTTGAGGCCGGCAGCGTCGACATCATCACCTGCTCACAGTCCTTTCACTGGATGGAGCCGTCCGGCACCCTGCAGGAGATTGCCCGTTGTCTGCGTCCCGGCGGTGTTTTTGCGGCTTACGACTGTGACTGGCCGCTGGTCCTGCAGGCCGATATCGAGAACAGATACAACCGCCTTATTACCTCCGCCGACAGTTTGCTGGCTGAGCTTCAGCCTGAGGGCGAACGCGCTCATAAATGGGACAAGGAAGGGCATCTGGCGCGAATTCAGGGCAGCGGCCGCTTTACCTTTGCCCGGGAGATTGTCTTCCATAATACCGAGGCCTGCGACGCAGCGCGCTATGTTGGTCTGATGCTCAGCCAGGGCGGGCTGCAAACCGTACTTAAGCTGGGGTCCACCCTGCTGAACGAGGGTATCGCCGATTTTACCGCTGCAGTCGAAGCCTATTTCAACGGCCGTACTCTGCCAGTCATGATCAGCTACCGGATGAGGCTCGGTATCAAATAATTCCTGTATTTATCCGCTTTATCCTTTCCAAAAGCTGCAAATTAGCTTATACTGACTGCAACGAGACGAAGAACGTCCCGGCTTAACCCTTTTTGGGGGAGCCGGGACGTTTTCTATTTATACGGGGAGAGTGAGCTTATTGTTATTTGAAGACGCACACCGGCAATTTATCGGGAACCATCTGGCTGAAAGGCCCTCAGGAGAGCGGCGGGGCCGGCTGGAACGGGGACATCAGCATGCGGAAATGCTGTTTCTGCGCAATGTGTGGTGGCCGCTGAGAGGCGATTTTTCCAAGCTGCATCCTGAATATGAGGTAACGGACTGGCGCGGCCGATCTTATTTTGCCGACTTCGCCTGGCTTCCCGGTTACATCAAGCTGCTCATCGAGATCAAGGGCTATGCATCCCATGTGCGTGACATGGACCGCGTTAAATACTGTAACGAGCTTAACCGCGAAACCTTTTTGCAGGCGATGGGGTACCGCGTTATCTCCTTTGCGTATGATGATGTCGATCAGCATCCCGAGCTATGCATGACCTTGCTCCAGATGTTCCTGGGCAGATATCAGACTACTGATGCTCCCGCCTCACGTCTGCAGCTTATGGAGCAGGAGACCCTCCGCCTCGCCATCCAGCTGACCGGAAGCATCCGCCCCCGGGACGTTGAGCAGCATTTCGACGTAAATTACAAATCTGCAGTCCGCACACTGCGCAGTCTCTGCGATAAAGGCTGGCTGCTCCCTTCCAGCAGAGGCAATCAGGAGCGGGTGGTCCGTTACGAGCTGGCCCATGGCGTTCTGGATTACTTTAACTAACCGGCTCACGTGGAGCAGACATCCATTAACACACTAGTTTAGGTACCGCATCACCCTCCACAGGGGAGCATTAAGTGTAAAAAGGTAATCTATTTTTCTGCTTTTTGCGATTTCTGGACAATTAGTTTGAAAAAAGCAACCTATTCCGGCTACTTCCCATCCTTCTTGCTTATACGGCTTGATTAGATGTACTTTTTCCAACTAATCTCTTCAGAGAGCTGTTTACTGGCTAATTAAGTGACCTTTTTCCAACTAATCCTTCTGCCCAGCTGACTGCCACTATCTAGATAGCGAAGTTTCATCGACATCACACCAGAGCCGGCTCCCGTGGAGCAGACATCCATTAACACACTACTTTCGGCACCGCATCACCCTCCACAGGAGAGCATTAAGTGTAAAAAGGTACTCTATTTTTCTGCTTTTTGCGATTTCTGGACAATTAGTTTGAAAAAAGCAATCTAATCCGGCTACTTTCCCTATTTCCAGCGTATTCGGCTAGAATAGATCCACTTTTTCCACCTAATCTCTTCAGAGTGCTGTTTACTGGCTATTTAAGTGACCTTTTTCCAACTAATCCTTCTACCCAGCTGACTGCCACTATCTAGATAGCGAAGTTCCATCAACATCACACCAGAGCCGGCTCACGTGGAGCGCACATCCATTAACACACTCCTTCGCGCCGCATCACCCTCCACAGGGGAGCATTAAGTGTAAAAAGGTAATCTATTTTTCTGCTTCTTGCGATTTCTGGACAATTAGTTTGAAAAAAGCAACCTAATCCGGCTACTTCCTCTCTTTCTGGCATTTACGGCCGGATTAGATGTACTTTTTCCAACTAATCTCTTCAGAGAGCTGTTTACTGGCTATTTAAGTGACCTTTTTCCAACTAATCCTTTTGCCCAGCTGACTGCCACTATCTAGATAGCGAAGTTCCATCAACATCACACCAGAGCCGGCTCACGTGGAGCGCACATCCATTAACACACTACCTTCGGCGCCGCATCACCCTCCACAGGGGAGCGCACACATCCATAACACTACTTTCGGCGCCGCATCACCCTCCACTGGGGAGCATTAAGTGTAAAAAGGTAATCTATTTTTCTGCTTTTTGCGATTTCTGGACAATTAGTTTGAAAAAAGCAACCTAATCCGGCTACTTCCTCTCTTTCTTGCTTATAAGGCTAGTTTAGATGTACTTTTTCCAACTAATCTCTTCAGAGAGCTGTTTACTGGCTATTTAAGTGACCTTTTTCCAACTAATCCTTCTGCCCAGCTGACTGCCACTATCTAGATAGCGAGGCTTCAACAACATCACAATCATCCGGCTCACGTGGAGCACACATTCTTTAACACACTACTTTCGGCGCCGCATCACCCTCCACTGGGGAGCATTAAGTGTAAAAAGGTAATCTATTTTTCTGCTTTTTGCGATTTTTGGACAATTAGTTTGAAAAAAGCAACCTAATCCGGCTACTTTCCATCTTTCTTGCTTATACGGCTAGATTAGATGTACTTTTTCCAACTAATCTCTTCAGAGAGCTGTTTACTGGCTAATTAAGTGAACTTTTTCCAACTAAATAAGCAATGGGAGGGAGGGGATACGGGGGTACGGGGTATGGGCTTCCAGGCTTCCGGGCTTCCAGGTTTCCAGGTTTCCAGGTTTCCAGGTTTCCAGGTTTCCAGGTTTCCAGGTTTCCAGGCTTCCAGGCTTCCAGGCTTCCGGGCTTCCGGGCTTCCAGGCTTCCAGGCTTCCAGGCTTCCGGGCTTCCGGGCTTCCGGGCTTCCGGGCTTCCGGGCTTCCGGGCTTCCGGGCTTCCGGGCTTCCGGGCTTCCGGGCTTCCGGGCTTCCGGGCTTCCGGGCTTCCGGGGTTCCCCCCCCAGCTCCCAGTCCCGCCTACCCAAAACAGGCGCCCAACCGCGGTTATACCGCGATCAGGCGCCTGTTGATCCAGTCCTTATTTCTTGTTCATCTTAAACTTCAGGAACAGCTCGTTGTAATGGGCGAGCATTCGCTTGCCGAGGTTGTCGTAGACCTCCAGGCGGTCGGTGATTTCGGCGGGCGGGTAGAAGCGTTCGTCGCCGGAGATGTCCTCCGGCAGCAGTGCCAGTCCGGGAACGTTCGGGGTGGAATACCCCACGTATTCGGCGTTCTGGGCAGCGACCTCAGGCCGGAGCATGAAGTCGATGAACTGGTGCGCCCCCTCTACATTGGCTGCCGTCTTCGGAATGACCATGTTGTCGAACCATTTGTTCGACCCTTCCTCAGGGACTACATAATCAAGCTTGTCGTTCTCATCCATAATCTCTGAGGCATCGCCGGACCAGACGATTCCGGCAGCTGCTTCTTCATTGGCGAGCAGCATCTTGATCTCGTCACCGACGATCGCCTTCACGTTAGGCGAGAGCTTGTTCAGCTTGGACAGCGCCTCCTGCAGGTGCGTCTCGTCGGTATCGTTGACCGAGTAGTGCATACTGTTCAGCGCCATGCCCATGACCTCACGTGCTCCGTCCAGCAGGAAAATATCATTATGCAGCCTGCTGTCCCACAGGGAATTCCAGCTGCTGAAATCAATATCCCCGGTCAGATCAGGGTTGAAGATAATACCTACCGTTCCCCAGAAATACGGCACAGAGTACACGTTGCCCGGGTCGAAGGACAAGTCCATGAACCGGGAATCGATGTTGGCCAGATTCGGGATCAGGCTGTGATCTAGCGGCAGCAGCAGATTCTCCTCGCGCATCTTGGCGATGGCATAGTCGGATGGGATTACCACATCGAAGACCGTTCCGCCCTGCTCCACCTTGGTCAGCATCGCTTCATTGGAATCAAAGGTCTGGTAAATGACCGTGATTCCCGTCTCCTCCTGGAACTGCTCCAGCAGCTCAGGATCCACATAATCGCCCCAGTTGTAAATCGTCAGCGTATTCCCCCCGGTATATCCTTCCGCCGAGTTCAGGCGCGAGGCCAGGAACATCAGGCCGAAGGCAACCAGCAGAATCGCCAGAAAAGCATTTACCAGCTGCTTCATCTCGGCACCCCCGCTTCCGCCACAGGCTCCGCTACAGCAGCGGCCGGCTTGCTCTTACGCTGGTTCAGGAAGTAGTAGCCGATAACCAGCAGAATGGTAAAGAGGAAAATCAGGGTCGACAGCGCATTGATCGACAGCGATACCCCTTGCCGGGCCCGGGAATAGATTTCGACAGGGAGCGTAGCATAGCCGTTCCCTGTGACGAAGAACGTTACCGCAAAGTCATCCAGCGAATAGGTCAGCGCCATGAAGAATCCGCTGAAAATCCCCGGCTTAATGATTGGCAGAATCACTTTGGTCAGCACACTCATCCGGCTTGCCCCGAGGTCGCGGGCGGCATCGGTCAGCGTCGGGCTCATCTCCTGCAGATGCGGCAGAATCATCAGCACGGCAATCGGGATGCTGAACGCCACATGGGAGAGCAGCACCGAGGTGAAGCCGAGCTGAATGCCGGCAATCGTGAACAGGATCAGAAAGGAAGCCCCGATAATAACGTCCGGACTGACAATCAGGACATTATTCAGCGAAAGCAAAGCGTTCTTCGAGCGCCGTCTGCGGCTGCGGTGAATAGCTAATGCACCTATGACCGCAATAACAGTGGCGATGGATGAGGAGAGCAGCGCGATAACGAGCGTATTGATCACAATAATGATCAGGCGCGTATCCTGCACCACCTCCCGGTAGTGATCGAGCGTAAAGCCCTCGAACTTATGCATCGTCCCGCCGCTGTTGAACGAATAATACATTAGATAGAAAATCGGTGCGTACAGGACAACGAAGACCAGCACCAGATAGATATTGGCGAGACCGTTTTTATTTTTCATGCCGCACCCCTTTCCGCGAGCTGCCGGTCAGAAGCATGAACAGCGCCATAATGACAATCAGGAATACGGCAACGGTCGAGCCCATGCCCCAGTCCTGCGTAACGAGAAAATGCTGTTCAATGGCAGTGCCAAGCGTAATCACCCGGTTACCGGCGATGAGACGCGTAATCATAAACAGCGACAGCGCCGGAATGAATACCGCCATACAGCCGGAGCGCACCCCGGAGATTGTCAGCGGAAAAATAACCCGGCGGAACGTTGTCCACCCGGAGGCGCCGAGATCGCGGGCAGCGTCTACAAGTGACAGATTCAGCTCCTCGAGGGCACTGAAGATCGGCAGAATCATAAATGGAATGAAGATATACACCGATACAAACACAAAGCTGAAACCGGTGAACAAAATCTGCTGCTCCCCGATGCCCAGGACATCAAACAGGCTGTTAACCGGCCCGAAGGTGCCAAAAATACCGATGAACGCATACGTCTTCAGCAGCAGATTGATCCAGGTAGGCAGGATAATCAGCAGCAGCCACAGCTGCTTGTGCTTCGTGCGGGTCAGCAGATAAGCTGCAGGATACGCAACGAGCAGCGAGAACGCTGTGATCAGGAACGCATACCAGAAGGAGTTCAGCATCATTTTCATATATACCGGTGTAAAGAAGTTCACGTAATTATCCAGTGTAAGCTTCCCGTCCAGATCAAACAGGGAATAATAGATAATCAGCAGCACCGGTGCGATGACGAACAAGGCGATCCATAAGTAATAAGGGATGAGATAATACGACCGGCCCTTATTGGTCATGGCTCTCTACCTCGCCGTAAGCTTCCAGACGTCTGTCGAATTCTTCCTCCGTTTCGCCGAAGCGCATAACATGAATCGCTTCCGGGTCAAAATAAAGCCCGATCTCGCTGCCTACCTCCGCCTTACGGGTAGAGTGGACCAGCCATTCGTGGCCGGATTCATCGTAGCAGCTGATTTCATAATGCACGCCGCGGAACAGCTGGGAATCTACGCGCACCTTCAGCTTGCCCTGCTCCAGCGTGGAAATTTCCAGATCCTCCGGACGGATGACAATCTCCACTGCTTCATTCGGCCGCAGCCCGGCATCCAGACATTCAAACCGGTGGCCATTAAATTCCACCAGATAATCCTCGATCATAACACCCGGTACAATA
Proteins encoded:
- a CDS encoding ABC transporter substrate-binding protein; protein product: MKQLVNAFLAILLVAFGLMFLASRLNSAEGYTGGNTLTIYNWGDYVDPELLEQFQEETGITVIYQTFDSNEAMLTKVEQGGTVFDVVIPSDYAIAKMREENLLLPLDHSLIPNLANIDSRFMDLSFDPGNVYSVPYFWGTVGIIFNPDLTGDIDFSSWNSLWDSRLHNDIFLLDGAREVMGMALNSMHYSVNDTDETHLQEALSKLNKLSPNVKAIVGDEIKMLLANEEAAAGIVWSGDASEIMDENDKLDYVVPEEGSNKWFDNMVIPKTAANVEGAHQFIDFMLRPEVAAQNAEYVGYSTPNVPGLALLPEDISGDERFYPPAEITDRLEVYDNLGKRMLAHYNELFLKFKMNKK
- a CDS encoding ABC transporter permease, with the translated sequence MTNKGRSYYLIPYYLWIALFVIAPVLLIIYYSLFDLDGKLTLDNYVNFFTPVYMKMMLNSFWYAFLITAFSLLVAYPAAYLLTRTKHKQLWLLLIILPTWINLLLKTYAFIGIFGTFGPVNSLFDVLGIGEQQILFTGFSFVFVSVYIFIPFMILPIFSALEELNLSLVDAARDLGASGWTTFRRVIFPLTISGVRSGCMAVFIPALSLFMITRLIAGNRVITLGTAIEQHFLVTQDWGMGSTVAVFLIVIMALFMLLTGSSRKGVRHEK
- a CDS encoding ABC transporter permease, which encodes MKNKNGLANIYLVLVFVVLYAPIFYLMYYSFNSGGTMHKFEGFTLDHYREVVQDTRLIIIVINTLVIALLSSSIATVIAVIGALAIHRSRRRRSKNALLSLNNVLIVSPDVIIGASFLILFTIAGIQLGFTSVLLSHVAFSIPIAVLMILPHLQEMSPTLTDAARDLGASRMSVLTKVILPIIKPGIFSGFFMALTYSLDDFAVTFFVTGNGYATLPVEIYSRARQGVSLSINALSTLIFLFTILLVIGYYFLNQRKSKPAAAVAEPVAEAGVPR
- a CDS encoding DUF559 domain-containing protein, with translation MSLLLFEDAHRQFIGNHLAERPSGERRGRLERGHQHAEMLFLRNVWWPLRGDFSKLHPEYEVTDWRGRSYFADFAWLPGYIKLLIEIKGYASHVRDMDRVKYCNELNRETFLQAMGYRVISFAYDDVDQHPELCMTLLQMFLGRYQTTDAPASRLQLMEQETLRLAIQLTGSIRPRDVEQHFDVNYKSAVRTLRSLCDKGWLLPSSRGNQERVVRYELAHGVLDYFN
- a CDS encoding class I SAM-dependent methyltransferase: MIPAGNSKQNIDRFLGFQNEYDRYRPEAPPIIVSLLSNYLGGKPSTVADIGCGTGLSTFLWRDAADAVVGIEPNPDMLGKAIEKLELDSSIQSVSFQQGYSTELPFEAGSVDIITCSQSFHWMEPSGTLQEIARCLRPGGVFAAYDCDWPLVLQADIENRYNRLITSADSLLAELQPEGERAHKWDKEGHLARIQGSGRFTFAREIVFHNTEACDAARYVGLMLSQGGLQTVLKLGSTLLNEGIADFTAAVEAYFNGRTLPVMISYRMRLGIK